The following coding sequences lie in one Sedimentibacter sp. MB35-C1 genomic window:
- a CDS encoding baseplate J/gp47 family protein, with translation MFEDMTYEYILADMLCRVTSDVDKREGSVIYDAVAPCAYQLAQAYFNLNNYIDLFYVDTSMDEYLDRKAADYGITRKAASYAVRRVEATGAIDVGTRWGIGETTYKIIEVLGNDIYSAVCEQPGEIGNAYNGVMENIDNINGVTAVLTDIIAAGNNEESDDSLRNRIKQYLTIPYQNGNTAQYLKWATDFEGIGTAKVFPLWAGGNTLKIAITNGQYLPAETSLTEKFQKYMDPGCTGLGNGAAPVGCKVVVTGGTQLNISVSGSIVLAEGYSEAEGAAGAIADYLASITYAKSSVSYMKIGSFLLDCPSIADLSNLTINEGITDIPMAGDEIPVLNSLNLVVAEV, from the coding sequence ATGTTTGAGGATATGACATATGAATATATTCTGGCTGATATGCTCTGCAGGGTTACAAGCGATGTAGATAAGAGGGAAGGTTCCGTTATTTATGATGCTGTTGCTCCTTGTGCGTATCAATTGGCACAAGCTTATTTCAATTTAAATAATTATATTGATTTGTTTTATGTAGATACCTCTATGGACGAATATCTGGACAGGAAAGCTGCCGACTACGGAATTACTAGAAAGGCTGCCTCCTATGCTGTAAGACGGGTTGAAGCTACAGGGGCAATAGACGTGGGAACAAGATGGGGGATAGGAGAAACTACGTATAAAATCATAGAAGTACTAGGTAATGATATATATAGTGCTGTATGTGAGCAGCCGGGAGAAATAGGAAATGCGTACAATGGAGTGATGGAAAATATTGATAACATAAACGGAGTTACAGCTGTTCTGACAGATATAATTGCAGCAGGAAATAATGAGGAGAGCGATGACAGCTTAAGAAACAGAATTAAACAATATCTGACTATTCCTTATCAGAATGGAAATACAGCTCAATACCTTAAGTGGGCTACAGATTTTGAAGGTATCGGCACTGCGAAGGTATTTCCCCTCTGGGCAGGCGGAAACACTTTGAAAATTGCGATAACAAATGGCCAATATCTCCCGGCAGAGACTTCATTAACAGAAAAATTCCAGAAATACATGGACCCTGGCTGCACAGGTTTAGGAAATGGAGCTGCTCCGGTTGGGTGCAAGGTGGTTGTTACCGGGGGAACTCAGTTAAATATATCAGTATCAGGCTCAATTGTATTAGCAGAAGGATATTCAGAAGCAGAGGGGGCGGCAGGCGCAATAGCAGATTACCTGGCTTCAATTACATATGCCAAATCAAGTGTAAGCTATATGAAGATAGGAAGTTTTTTATTAGATTGTCCCAGTATAGCAGATTTAAGTAATTTAACAATAAACGAAGGCATAACTGATATCCCTATGGCAGGTGATGAAATCCCTGTTTTAAACAGCCTCAACCTGGTGGTGGCAGAAGTATGA
- a CDS encoding phage tail protein: MPSEIKTENLGLNKWEGNEYPKRTDFVSDNEIIDEAIGKLESLKTENKSNLVAAVNEVREQNDNLTAYAVASGTNTYTATIVGITALTEGFSIKIKFTKANTGASTLNINSIGAKSILKGNGNALSSGNIKAGQICNLVYNGLNFQLLGEGGEYGTATVSEVLSGKTIGTDDGLVNGTMPNRGAVNQNLTAEAQEYTIPQGYHNGLGKIKAVITGLVASVIKAGVTVGGILGTFTNDATATAAQILKDKIAYVKGNKVVGTILSKGAQTYTPGTTNQVINAGQYLSGAQTIQGSANFIESNIKDGVNMWGKVGTLKQVKTYSPSDITVETPHYSDEIGATSFIETPATVLLSLMKKDTRYINYLTFDGNGSIFLKELSSNGKVIEVILPYVFTVSSTSTIFLIFNPYGNTFTIRDSNGNILNVQLFIN, from the coding sequence ATGCCAAGTGAAATAAAAACAGAAAACTTGGGGCTCAATAAATGGGAAGGAAACGAGTATCCAAAAAGAACAGACTTTGTTAGTGACAATGAAATAATAGACGAAGCAATAGGAAAATTAGAAAGTCTTAAAACAGAGAATAAGTCAAATTTAGTTGCAGCAGTTAATGAGGTTAGGGAACAAAATGATAATTTGACAGCCTATGCAGTGGCAAGCGGAACAAATACCTATACAGCAACAATTGTAGGAATAACAGCATTAACAGAAGGTTTCAGTATTAAAATTAAGTTTACAAAAGCAAATACAGGAGCAAGTACTCTTAATATTAATAGCATTGGAGCAAAATCAATTTTAAAAGGAAATGGCAATGCTCTATCAAGTGGAAATATTAAAGCAGGTCAAATATGCAACCTTGTATATAATGGCTTAAATTTTCAATTATTGGGTGAAGGGGGTGAGTATGGAACAGCAACAGTCTCAGAAGTGTTGTCAGGAAAAACAATTGGGACAGATGATGGATTGGTCAATGGCACAATGCCCAATCGTGGAGCTGTAAATCAAAACCTTACAGCAGAGGCTCAAGAATATACAATTCCGCAGGGGTATCATAACGGTTTAGGTAAAATTAAAGCTGTTATAACAGGACTTGTAGCAAGTGTAATAAAAGCAGGAGTTACGGTTGGCGGTATACTTGGTACATTTACAAATGATGCTACAGCAACAGCGGCTCAAATACTGAAAGATAAAATTGCTTATGTTAAAGGAAATAAAGTAGTAGGTACAATACTAAGTAAAGGAGCACAAACATATACACCTGGAACAACAAATCAGGTTATAAATGCAGGGCAATATTTATCAGGTGCTCAGACAATTCAAGGTAGTGCAAATTTTATAGAAAGCAATATAAAAGATGGGGTTAATATGTGGGGAAAGGTAGGAACTTTAAAACAAGTTAAAACATATTCACCATCAGATATAACAGTAGAAACACCTCATTATAGTGATGAAATAGGAGCTACATCATTTATAGAAACTCCTGCAACTGTATTACTAAGCTTAATGAAAAAGGATACAAGATATATAAATTATTTAACTTTTGATGGAAATGGGAGTATTTTTTTAAAAGAGCTATCTTCTAATGGTAAAGTTATTGAAGTTATATTACCATATGTTTTTACGGTATCAAGTACATCAACTATTTTTTTAATATTCAACCCTTATGGAAATACATTTACCATTCGTGATTCAAATGGAAACATTCTAAATGTTCAATTGTTTATAAATTAG
- a CDS encoding LysM peptidoglycan-binding domain-containing protein — protein sequence MSYSVSFKYNNETHILPVNPEQIEMSIVQANEKYNILKLGQIVVPTHMELTKYSFDAEFPYNLRHYVENAGDFKTSDYYLKLFSDWRKELKPVLFKASNELGEAIDSFVLIEELTITEKAGEEGDKYVSFKLSEYKEFNYKPIQSEAGIIFGKSSEAEKNPKGTGLYVVVSGDSLWAIAKKYYGDGSKYNRIAEANNIKNPSLIYPGQKLVIP from the coding sequence ATGAGCTACTCAGTATCTTTTAAATATAACAATGAAACACATATATTGCCTGTTAATCCGGAGCAGATAGAAATGTCAATTGTGCAGGCCAATGAAAAATATAATATATTGAAGCTGGGGCAAATAGTTGTGCCAACGCATATGGAGCTTACAAAGTATAGCTTTGATGCAGAATTTCCGTATAACCTGCGCCATTATGTCGAGAACGCGGGAGATTTTAAAACATCAGATTATTATTTAAAGCTTTTTTCTGATTGGAGAAAAGAACTTAAGCCTGTGTTGTTTAAAGCAAGCAATGAATTGGGAGAAGCCATAGATTCCTTTGTATTGATTGAAGAGCTGACAATAACGGAAAAAGCGGGAGAAGAGGGGGACAAGTATGTTTCCTTTAAACTATCCGAATATAAGGAATTTAATTATAAGCCGATTCAATCCGAAGCAGGAATTATTTTTGGAAAGTCATCAGAAGCAGAAAAGAATCCTAAAGGAACAGGTCTTTATGTAGTCGTAAGCGGAGACAGTCTCTGGGCTATCGCAAAAAAATATTACGGTGACGGCTCAAAATATAATAGGATTGCAGAAGCAAACAATATAAAAAATCCAAGCTTGATTTATCCGGGGCAAAAGCTGGTGATACCATGA
- a CDS encoding tape measure protein, which produces MATLEAMLMSFEGYSSNIDNVIKKTYQASSMIVKVSGQTDNLGKKLEKTGTSAGKAGLGISKLFKSLISIENIKKGMDIADEYTNTSTKLSLINDGLQTQEDLQNKVFAAAGRSRGSYADMANSIYDMSNMAGNSFESNDELIAFAELAQKSFKMGAAGASEQSDAMQKLAQVMSEGSLSGDDFLYITQNAPMMADAIAEFTGKSKSELQKMAAEGEITSDIIKNAMFMSSDGINDKFETMPMTFADLADKIKNHLLENFGFIIQAVAQIAQFIGDNFDNIVPVFYGVAAGMLAFALATTIADIANKGLTVTLSSNPIMWVALGIGIVVAAIYKWVQAVGGLEIAWMMVKNVIFTVLDQIGLGIFSAGVAISNFFGDIGVKVLTNVETMANGWIDVINGFINTINKIFGKSFDTLEYFTFGTTAMEGHEANKAALLDELKNAEYDAKIRASTRQIEIDIAKQKSEEKAAGTQPGYDYSASSDVVNADSISNNGMNVDSIEDEDLQYMRDIAERDYINQFSTATLAPSIQVSFGDVHEEADANKVAGSIKRILQEEIVMAAEGVYS; this is translated from the coding sequence ATGGCAACATTAGAAGCGATGCTTATGTCATTTGAAGGCTACTCTTCAAATATTGATAATGTGATTAAAAAGACATATCAAGCATCGTCAATGATAGTAAAAGTAAGCGGACAAACAGATAACTTAGGGAAAAAGCTTGAAAAAACAGGAACAAGTGCAGGAAAAGCAGGCCTGGGAATAAGTAAGCTCTTTAAATCATTGATTAGTATCGAAAATATAAAAAAAGGTATGGATATTGCAGATGAATATACCAATACCTCAACTAAGCTTTCATTAATAAATGATGGACTTCAAACTCAGGAAGATTTGCAGAACAAGGTATTTGCAGCAGCAGGACGATCAAGGGGATCTTATGCTGACATGGCCAATTCTATATACGACATGAGTAATATGGCGGGAAATTCATTTGAATCAAATGATGAATTAATAGCATTTGCCGAATTGGCGCAAAAATCGTTCAAGATGGGAGCTGCCGGTGCGTCTGAGCAATCTGATGCAATGCAAAAGCTCGCTCAGGTTATGTCAGAAGGCAGCCTTAGCGGAGATGACTTCCTTTATATTACCCAAAATGCTCCAATGATGGCGGACGCAATTGCAGAATTTACCGGTAAATCAAAAAGTGAGCTTCAAAAAATGGCAGCCGAAGGTGAGATAACATCGGACATTATCAAGAATGCAATGTTTATGTCATCAGATGGTATAAATGATAAATTTGAAACCATGCCCATGACTTTTGCTGACTTGGCAGATAAGATAAAAAATCATTTATTAGAAAATTTTGGGTTCATAATTCAGGCGGTTGCACAGATTGCGCAGTTTATAGGAGATAACTTTGATAATATAGTGCCTGTTTTTTATGGTGTTGCAGCGGGTATGCTTGCATTTGCTCTTGCTACTACTATTGCAGATATTGCTAACAAAGGATTGACCGTTACTTTGTCTTCTAATCCTATTATGTGGGTAGCACTGGGTATAGGTATTGTTGTTGCAGCAATATACAAATGGGTTCAAGCTGTAGGAGGTTTGGAAATAGCTTGGATGATGGTTAAAAACGTAATTTTTACTGTGCTGGATCAGATAGGATTGGGTATTTTTTCAGCCGGTGTGGCAATAAGTAATTTTTTTGGTGATATAGGAGTCAAAGTATTGACTAATGTAGAAACAATGGCTAATGGCTGGATTGATGTAATTAATGGCTTTATTAATACTATAAATAAAATATTTGGAAAGTCATTCGATACTTTAGAATATTTTACATTTGGAACAACTGCAATGGAAGGGCATGAAGCTAACAAAGCTGCACTGTTAGATGAATTAAAAAACGCAGAGTATGATGCTAAAATAAGAGCCAGCACCAGACAAATAGAAATTGACATTGCAAAACAAAAATCAGAAGAGAAGGCCGCAGGAACACAACCGGGATACGATTACAGCGCTTCTTCAGACGTTGTAAATGCGGACTCAATTTCAAACAACGGAATGAATGTAGATAGTATCGAGGATGAAGATTTGCAGTATATGAGAGATATAGCCGAGAGAGACTATATTAATCAATTCAGTACTGCAACACTGGCTCCAAGCATACAGGTGTCATTTGGAGATGTACATGAAGAAGCAGACGCGAATAAAGTAGCAGGAAGTATAAAGAGAATATTACAGGAAGAAATAGTAATGGCGGCAGAGGGGGTGTATAGCTAA
- a CDS encoding DUF2634 domain-containing protein, which produces MIPRGKIDADAKVTEEVKTTRTYKMSQASIQGFTDGLKALEQAIYKVLNTEKYEYPIYSFYYGIELESLIGKDKNYVKTELKRRIRECLLRDERITEVDNFQFTEDEDILNCTFDVHSTYGNLTVSREVNI; this is translated from the coding sequence GTGATACCAAGAGGAAAAATCGATGCAGATGCAAAAGTTACAGAGGAAGTCAAAACAACCCGGACATATAAAATGTCACAGGCAAGTATTCAAGGATTTACGGACGGATTGAAAGCTCTCGAGCAGGCTATATATAAGGTGCTTAATACGGAAAAGTATGAGTATCCCATATATAGCTTTTATTATGGGATTGAGCTGGAAAGTCTCATTGGCAAGGATAAAAATTATGTAAAAACTGAGTTGAAGAGGCGAATTCGAGAATGCCTGCTCCGGGATGAAAGAATTACAGAAGTTGATAATTTTCAATTTACGGAAGACGAAGATATATTGAATTGCACCTTTGATGTACATAGCACTTACGGCAATTTGACCGTATCAAGGGAGGTGAATATTTAA
- a CDS encoding putative phage tail protein: MTLLPDYYKGNVTMEELQNILGKNINDLEDSLNETINQCFVNTASALLSRYEKIYGIQVDVNKSDDFRRERIRAKIQGTGTVTKQMIASAAAAYSNGEVEVIENPKSYSFIIKFTGAKGIPANISDLAITIEEIKPAHLTFSFEYTWITWNEFDNYNKTFDEWDELDLSWDEFETYREVA, encoded by the coding sequence ATGACATTATTGCCTGACTATTATAAAGGCAATGTGACTATGGAAGAGCTGCAGAACATTTTGGGCAAGAATATAAATGATCTTGAAGACAGCCTAAATGAAACAATTAACCAGTGCTTTGTCAATACTGCATCCGCTTTACTGTCAAGATATGAAAAAATATATGGCATACAGGTGGATGTGAATAAGTCTGATGATTTCCGAAGAGAGCGCATAAGAGCAAAAATACAGGGAACCGGAACAGTAACTAAGCAAATGATAGCCAGTGCGGCAGCTGCATACAGCAACGGCGAGGTCGAAGTAATTGAAAACCCTAAAAGCTACAGCTTTATAATCAAATTTACAGGTGCAAAGGGAATCCCGGCAAACATATCAGATCTGGCAATTACTATTGAGGAAATCAAGCCGGCGCATTTGACGTTTTCATTTGAATATACATGGATAACATGGAATGAGTTTGATAATTACAACAAAACGTTTGATGAGTGGGATGAGTTGGATTTATCATGGGACGAATTTGAAACATACAGGGAGGTGGCATAA
- a CDS encoding putative phage tail protein, whose amino-acid sequence MIDYIKYTIDGVTYSLTNNGDNTWSREETAPSVAGNYLLTLIISENGIVTVINSSNDLYETYLNVIMEAERVACLEKYVPDFMAGTKQFRTIFDIENESLDDLYFQIKKIKSDAFITTASNDAIVRLEDFMSIKGLGTLEQRKSYLISMLQKGNKLSENSIKNTTNAITGSNCIVTFFGSDESSNPVPGYGLLRVQVLSPDNSKDYRYEDIFRALKPLVPGHIKLLVIKYFSLWADVKNNFADWNAVASMNDWESVKSYIPPQ is encoded by the coding sequence ATGATCGATTATATTAAATATACCATAGACGGAGTTACATACAGCCTCACTAATAACGGCGACAATACCTGGAGCAGAGAAGAAACAGCTCCAAGCGTAGCAGGCAATTATCTTTTGACATTGATTATAAGTGAAAACGGAATTGTCACTGTAATCAATAGTTCAAATGACCTGTATGAAACTTATTTGAATGTAATAATGGAAGCAGAAAGAGTAGCCTGTCTTGAAAAATATGTTCCGGATTTTATGGCTGGAACAAAGCAGTTCAGAACCATATTTGATATTGAAAATGAAAGTCTTGACGACTTATATTTTCAAATTAAAAAGATAAAATCTGATGCATTCATTACAACTGCATCTAATGATGCAATTGTCAGGCTTGAAGATTTTATGAGTATTAAAGGACTGGGCACACTTGAGCAAAGGAAAAGCTATTTAATTTCCATGCTCCAGAAAGGAAACAAGCTTAGTGAAAACAGCATAAAAAATACAACTAATGCAATAACAGGAAGTAACTGTATAGTTACTTTCTTTGGATCTGACGAATCAAGCAACCCTGTCCCAGGCTACGGACTGCTAAGGGTCCAGGTTCTGAGTCCGGACAATAGTAAGGATTACCGTTATGAAGATATTTTCAGGGCTTTAAAGCCTTTAGTTCCCGGACATATTAAACTGTTGGTTATAAAGTACTTTTCTCTTTGGGCAGATGTAAAGAACAATTTTGCTGACTGGAATGCCGTAGCTTCCATGAACGACTGGGAATCGGTCAAAAGCTATATCCCTCCGCAATAA
- a CDS encoding phage portal protein, producing MSSLNAFLNPVKVENQEVVISNRFIEDGKPVPFIIRPISQEENKQLIKKVTKRDKKGMETFDRTEYVSALTASAVVFPDLKSSELQGAYGVLGESALLQKMLLVGEYAELSQAVQRLSSLDTDINEDTEEAKN from the coding sequence ATGAGTTCATTAAATGCATTTTTAAATCCTGTGAAGGTAGAAAATCAAGAGGTTGTTATTTCAAACAGATTTATTGAAGACGGAAAGCCGGTTCCATTCATTATCCGACCCATATCTCAGGAAGAAAATAAGCAGCTTATTAAAAAAGTTACAAAAAGAGATAAAAAGGGTATGGAAACATTTGACAGGACGGAATATGTTTCAGCATTAACTGCAAGTGCCGTTGTTTTTCCGGATCTTAAGAGCTCGGAGTTGCAGGGGGCATATGGTGTATTAGGCGAATCAGCATTGCTTCAAAAGATGCTGCTTGTCGGGGAATATGCGGAGCTGTCGCAGGCAGTACAAAGACTAAGCAGTCTAGATACGGACATAAACGAGGATACAGAAGAAGCAAAAAACTAA
- the bcp gene encoding thioredoxin-dependent thiol peroxidase — MLEKNTKAPSFTLPDKDGKEVSLEDFAGKKVVLYFYPRDNTPGCTKQACGFAGMYDEFTELGVTVIGVSKDSMKSHQKFVDKYNLPFILLSDPELKAITAYDVWKEKKLYGKTSMGVVRTTYIIDENGIIEDVMPKVKPDSNAKDVLEYLRNSK; from the coding sequence ATGTTGGAAAAAAACACTAAAGCACCAAGCTTTACTTTACCTGACAAGGATGGAAAAGAAGTATCTCTTGAAGATTTTGCCGGCAAAAAAGTAGTATTATACTTTTATCCCAGAGATAACACTCCGGGATGTACAAAACAAGCCTGCGGATTTGCCGGAATGTACGATGAATTTACCGAGCTCGGTGTAACAGTTATAGGAGTAAGCAAAGACAGCATGAAATCACATCAAAAATTCGTGGATAAATATAATCTGCCGTTTATATTACTTTCAGATCCTGAACTCAAAGCCATAACTGCTTATGATGTATGGAAAGAAAAAAAGCTGTACGGAAAAACAAGCATGGGAGTAGTCAGAACAACCTATATAATTGACGAAAATGGAATCATCGAAGATGTAATGCCCAAAGTAAAACCTGACTCAAACGCTAAGGATGTGCTGGAATATCTGAGAAACAGCAAGTAA
- a CDS encoding DNA helicase, whose amino-acid sequence MINEIKTIVQNYLSNAKLCSLMVGTVSSGGIKISDKLIIPNELVVGNLKGSLTAGRKVRLLRNHGGQQFYILEVIEE is encoded by the coding sequence ATGATTAATGAAATAAAAACAATTGTTCAAAATTATCTTAGCAATGCAAAGCTATGCAGCCTGATGGTCGGAACAGTGTCATCCGGCGGAATTAAAATAAGTGATAAGCTTATTATTCCGAATGAGTTAGTAGTGGGGAACCTAAAAGGCTCCTTAACTGCCGGCCGCAAGGTAAGATTGCTGAGAAATCACGGCGGCCAGCAGTTCTATATTCTGGAGGTGATAGAAGAGTGA
- a CDS encoding baseplate J/gp47 family protein, which produces MFENMTYEYILGDMLGKVTSDVDKREGSVIYDALAPCAYQIAQTYFYLNNFIDLVSGDTAVGKYLDRVVADYGISRKSASYAVRQVETTGEVTVGTRWGLEDTTYVITESVSTNIYKARCEQLGTVGNQYTGTLENIDNVAGITASLTGIIASGSDEETDENLRERFYAQIQSPSTSGNAYNYKMWALEVPGVGDAKIFPLWNGPGTVKVLVIDGDMCIDTSLPSKVKSHIESVRPIGASVTVSNPSVLTIDVAANVVLDRTKTMNDVQSAFDSSLAEYLKDTAFKIYNISYAKIGSILLSTEGVRDYDSLLVNSGVTNIELDDEEVPVAGAVTLTEVM; this is translated from the coding sequence ATGTTTGAGAATATGACATATGAATATATTTTGGGCGATATGCTCGGAAAAGTTACAAGTGACGTGGATAAGCGTGAGGGGTCTGTTATATATGATGCCCTTGCTCCTTGTGCATACCAGATTGCACAAACTTATTTTTATCTTAATAATTTTATTGATTTGGTAAGCGGAGATACTGCTGTAGGGAAATATTTGGACAGGGTGGTTGCGGATTATGGTATCAGCAGGAAATCTGCAAGCTATGCTGTAAGGCAGGTGGAAACGACAGGAGAAGTCACTGTCGGAACAAGATGGGGATTGGAAGATACAACCTATGTTATTACAGAATCAGTTTCAACAAATATTTATAAGGCTAGGTGTGAACAGTTGGGAACGGTAGGTAATCAATATACCGGCACGCTTGAAAATATTGATAATGTGGCGGGAATTACAGCTTCATTAACAGGAATAATTGCTTCAGGATCAGATGAGGAAACAGATGAGAATCTGCGTGAAAGATTCTATGCTCAGATACAATCGCCGAGTACATCCGGCAATGCTTATAATTATAAAATGTGGGCTCTGGAAGTACCGGGCGTGGGGGATGCCAAAATATTTCCCCTATGGAACGGGCCGGGAACGGTTAAGGTGCTTGTTATAGACGGCGATATGTGCATAGATACTTCATTGCCGTCAAAGGTGAAGTCACACATTGAATCTGTCAGACCGATTGGGGCATCAGTTACAGTTTCAAACCCTTCGGTTCTGACCATTGATGTTGCCGCGAATGTTGTGCTGGACAGAACTAAGACAATGAATGATGTGCAGTCAGCGTTTGACAGTTCATTAGCTGAGTATCTAAAGGATACGGCATTTAAAATCTACAATATTAGCTATGCTAAAATAGGAAGCATTCTGCTTTCGACAGAGGGAGTTCGTGATTATGATTCGCTGCTTGTGAATTCCGGTGTTACAAATATAGAATTAGACGATGAAGAAGTACCTGTTGCCGGAGCTGTTACACTGACGGAGGTGATGTAA
- a CDS encoding N-acetylmuramoyl-L-alanine amidase, whose protein sequence is MMVTVMIKILIDPGHAPGNTNKGPTGYYEYQGVWTISSYLKEMLENKGIQTEFTRTWDQNPDPYERGQKAAGYDLFISEHTNASGDGRARGVEVFYDYSKPQDVEFAQQLADNVSSVMGNSSRGAKTRVYTESGKIYNYYGVIRGAGATDCKHIFLIESGFHDNADDEAFLKVDENLRKIAQAQAEMILKFLWVNDMTVQEAEKVVKERAGLDDNTMQYLKYYRYGEALLIKLAEDMEH, encoded by the coding sequence ATGATGGTGACAGTGATGATTAAGATACTCATAGACCCCGGCCATGCGCCGGGGAATACCAATAAAGGACCTACTGGTTATTACGAATATCAGGGAGTATGGACAATATCTTCTTATCTGAAGGAGATGCTCGAAAATAAAGGAATTCAGACCGAGTTTACCCGTACATGGGACCAGAATCCTGATCCCTATGAAAGAGGTCAGAAAGCGGCAGGTTATGATTTATTTATATCGGAGCATACCAATGCCAGTGGTGACGGCAGGGCACGTGGAGTAGAAGTGTTTTATGATTATTCAAAGCCTCAAGATGTTGAATTTGCACAACAATTAGCTGACAATGTTTCTTCGGTAATGGGAAATTCAAGCAGGGGTGCAAAGACGAGAGTATACACCGAAAGCGGTAAAATATACAACTATTACGGAGTTATACGAGGTGCAGGAGCTACAGACTGCAAACATATATTTCTTATTGAGAGCGGTTTTCACGATAATGCCGATGATGAAGCATTTCTAAAAGTTGATGAAAACCTGAGGAAAATAGCGCAGGCACAGGCAGAGATGATTTTGAAATTTTTGTGGGTGAATGATATGACGGTGCAGGAAGCAGAAAAGGTAGTGAAGGAAAGAGCAGGACTTGATGATAATACTATGCAGTATCTTAAATATTACAGGTATGGAGAAGCTCTGCTGATAAAGCTTGCAGAAGATATGGAGCATTAA
- a CDS encoding phage holin family protein, producing MENLNRYTMEIISGYNILIGVVVTIMTAVFGEFWYLFAAFLVFNIIDWLSGWSKARKLKIENSEKGLSGIAKKIWCWVLILVAFMISNIFIVLGNELLNIELDFLTWFGWFTLASLTVNEVRSILENLVEIGINVPFFLIKGLAVTEKLINSKINIPNDGDSDD from the coding sequence ATGGAAAATTTAAACAGATATACAATGGAAATTATATCAGGATATAACATTTTGATAGGCGTAGTGGTGACCATAATGACAGCAGTGTTTGGAGAATTTTGGTATTTATTTGCTGCGTTTTTGGTTTTTAATATAATAGATTGGTTAAGTGGCTGGAGCAAAGCAAGAAAGCTAAAGATTGAAAACAGTGAAAAAGGACTAAGCGGTATAGCAAAAAAAATATGGTGTTGGGTGCTCATCCTGGTGGCATTTATGATATCAAATATATTTATAGTTTTAGGAAATGAACTTTTAAATATTGAACTTGATTTTTTAACATGGTTTGGATGGTTTACTTTAGCCAGCCTGACCGTAAATGAGGTAAGAAGTATTCTTGAAAATTTAGTTGAAATAGGTATTAATGTTCCATTTTTTTTGATTAAAGGTCTGGCTGTTACAGAGAAATTGATCAACAGCAAGATTAATATACCGAATGATGGTGACAGTGATGATTAA
- a CDS encoding phage tail tube protein → MDNNYTRLADTISSKEGKAYITIDGINRELFEISSLSAQLELNIQARRMLGHRMTQHKVTGAEGTGSMTMYFMNSSMLKQALNYIKKGSYGGIKIQVKNEDEQSTVGAQEVMLLNVLLGSIPVATIDDQSDDPVTVDADFTFDDIEVLSYFNLPENYR, encoded by the coding sequence ATGGATAATAATTATACTAGATTGGCTGATACAATATCTTCGAAAGAAGGAAAGGCTTATATAACTATTGATGGAATTAACAGAGAACTTTTTGAAATATCCAGTTTGTCAGCTCAGTTAGAGCTTAATATTCAAGCAAGAAGAATGCTGGGACATAGAATGACACAGCACAAGGTTACTGGAGCAGAAGGTACAGGGAGTATGACAATGTACTTTATGAACAGCAGCATGCTGAAGCAGGCTCTGAATTATATAAAGAAAGGATCATACGGCGGAATAAAAATACAGGTAAAAAATGAAGACGAGCAGTCTACAGTTGGGGCCCAGGAGGTTATGCTTTTAAATGTATTGCTGGGTTCAATACCGGTTGCAACGATTGATGATCAGTCAGATGATCCTGTTACTGTTGACGCTGATTTTACTTTTGATGATATAGAAGTATTAAGTTACTTCAATTTGCCTGAAAATTACAGATAA